A window from Cryptomeria japonica chromosome 1, Sugi_1.0, whole genome shotgun sequence encodes these proteins:
- the LOC131048097 gene encoding LOW QUALITY PROTEIN: LRR receptor-like serine/threonine-protein kinase FLS2 (The sequence of the model RefSeq protein was modified relative to this genomic sequence to represent the inferred CDS: deleted 2 bases in 1 codon): MTRGLQEHVNCKGRFIFFLFFTFVLPALSFNDFQRQKQIDAQALLQLKMSVKIDPTFSLSNWVDGIYVCNWTGITCDEKQRVVSVVLKYKALSGQIPPQIGNMSFLTTLDLSYNYFSGPIPHQFGKLEKLQYLNLKRNYLHGSIPPSLRACTNLLQLKLRYNFLSGSIPAELSSLHNLEILVLGSNNLTGVIPQELGNCSALKTIHLGTNLLSGRIPSQLGALRDLRVLKLKKNWFAGEIPKSLSNCTRLRYLTLRSNMLEGPIPSEIFTASSRLERLYLRFNKLNGSIPEEIGQLRQLRQLDLGNNTLKGGIPKALGNCSSLERLSLYSNSFYGYIPAELGSLTLLQGLELDENSLGGSIPSFLMNCTQLKSLSLWQNKLVGMIPKDIGYKLPKLEYINLGRNNFSGTLPKSIGNCSALHVLVTQENKLSGVIPKELGMLSLLQGLDLSINHFKGDVLPLLLNYTQLWNVSVVLNRFEGSIPVEIGFKLSKLQYFYAGGNLFTGKIPKSLGNCSQLSVLALSNNLLSGEVPQELGMLAALESLYLNGNNLSSGSSATKSAFDILSNCSNLRDLQLSQNHFSGTLSRGIGKLSPGLSKLYLSSNRITGNIPEEIGNLTGLTILSLVDNNFFGEIPQTLSRLKNLQWLDLSFNKLQGSIPSEFENLLNLEYLWLQLNHICGNIPSSIGSLKQLRKLNLGYNELTGRIPNAIGQCFCLEMIDLSHNNLTGNIPIELTSFHSLAFYLDFSHNSLTGRLPSLGVMQHVQAIDISANKLSGPIPTDIGSCVGLQYLNLTKNKLNGRVPTSIGQLKSLEVIDLSFNKLSGPVPHSIANLDYVQPWALNLPNCTNSAGIRSNGFNRKVIMAVSISTVLALCCIVGASYIFFRKTKRAPFKNSLSGRGFMRISSQDLQRATEGFSAANLLGAGSFGSVYRGLLSDNTLVAVKVFDRDPPDSYKNFYKECRIMSKIRHRNLVKVLSCCSTPGFRALVLQFMSKGSLDQ; encoded by the exons ATGACGAGGGGATTGCAGGAACATGTCAATTGTAAAGGTCGGttcatctttttcctcttctttacTTTTGTGTTGCCCGCACTTTCATTTAATGATTTCCAACGTCAGAAGCAGATTGATGCACAAGCCTTGCTCCAGTTAAAAATGTCTGTGAAAATAGATCCAACTTTTTCTTTATCAAACTGGGTAGATGGAATTTATGTTTGCAATTGGACTGGAATAACCTGTGATGAGAAACAACGGGTTGTAAGTGTGGTTCTCAAATACAAGGCACTGAGTGGTCAAATTCCCCCACAGATAGGAAACATGTCCTTCCTTACAACTCTCGACCTCTCCTACAATTATTTTTCTGGCCCCATTCCCCACCAGTTTGGTAAACTAGAGAAGTTACAGTACCTTAACTTGAAGCGAAATTACCTGCACGGTTCAATTCCACCTAGTTTGCGCGCATGCACAAATCTGCTGCAACTCAAATTAAGGTACAATTTCTTGAGCGGTAGCATACCGGCAGAGCTGAGTTCATTGCACAACTTGGAAATACTCGTTCTGGGTTCAAATAATTTGACTGGTGTCATCCCACAAGAGTTGGGAAATTGCTCTGCGCTCAAAACCATACATCTTGGTACAAATCTTCTATCTGGACGGATCCCCTCTCAACTCGGTGCTCTCAGGGATTTAAGAGTACTGAAACTGAAAAAAAATTGGTTTGCGGGAGAAATTCCCAAATCTCTAAGTAACTGCACAAGATTGCGTTACTTGACGCTGAGGTCGAATATGCTTGAGGGACCAATTCCATCTGAAATTTTCACAGCATCATCCAGATTAGAACGTCTGTATCTTCGCTTCAACAAACTCAATGGTAGCATACCGGAAGAGATTGGCCAATTACGGCAACTGAGGCAGCTTGATTTGGGGAACAATACCCTGAAAGGTGGCATTCCCAAGGCGCTGGGAAACTGTTCTTCTCTGGAAAGGTTAAGTTTATATTCCAATTCTTTTTACGGCTACATTCCAGCAGAATTGGGCTCACTTACCCTACTCCAGGGACTAGAGTTGGATGAAAATAGCCTTGGAGGATCAATTCCGTCTTTTCTTATGAACTGCACCCAGTTGAAATCCTTGAGCCTATGGCAGAACAAGCTTGTAGGGATGATTCCAAAAGATATAGGTTATAAGCTACCCAAATTGGAATACATTAACTTGGGGAGAAATAATTTTAGCGGTACCCTTCCAAAATCTATAGGTAATTGCTCGGCGCTCCACGTTCTTGTGACACAAGAAAACAAGTTGAGTGGAGTGATACCCAAGGAGTTGGGGATGCTAAGTCTTCTGCAAGGTCTTGATCTAAGTATTAACCACTTCAAAGGAGATGTTCTCCCTCTTCTCTTAAACTATACACAACTATGGAACGTTAGTGTGGTACTTAACAGGTTCGAGGGCTCCATTCCCGTGGAGATTGGGTTCAAGCTCAGTAAATTACAATATTTTTATGCGGGAGGAAATCTATTCACTGGTAAAATCCCAAAGTCTCTGGGAAATTGCTCTCAGCTCTCAGTTCTTGCTCTCAGTAACAATCTGCTGAGTGGTGAGGTGCCTCAAGAATTGGGAATGCTAGCTGCTCTGGAAAGCCTGTATCTGAACGGAAACAATTTGTCAAGTGGAAGCTCCGCCACAAAGTCTGCTTTTGATATTCTAAGCAACTGTTCCAATCTCAGAGATCTTCAGCTCTCTCAAAACCATTTCAGTGGCACTTTGTCAAGAGGGATAGGAAAACTCTCTCCCGGCCTCTCAAAACTGTATTTGAGTAGCAACCGTATAACTGGCAATATACCTGAAGAAATTGGTAACCTTACTGGGTTGACCATTCTTTCTCTTGTCGATAATAATTTTTTTGGAGAAATTCCGCAAACACTAAGCCGTCTGAAGAATCTACAATGGTTGGACCTGAGCTTCAACAAACTACAAGGCAGCATTCCCTCAGAGTTTGAAAATTTACTAAACCTGGAATATCTATGGCTTCAGCTAAATCATATCTgtggaaatattccttcatcaatagGCAGCCTAAAACAACTGAGAAAATTAAACCTCGGTTATAATGAGCTCACGGGAAGGATACCAAATGCCATTGGACAATGTTTCTGTCTGGAGATGATTGATCTCTCACACAACAACCTTACCGGAAATATCCCCATCGAACTCACAAGCTTCCATTCACTGGCCTTCTACCTCGATTTCTCGCACAATTCATTGACAGGAAGATTGCCTTCACTGGGAGTAATGCAACATGTTCAAGCCATAGATATCTCTGCCAATAAACTCTCAGGACCCATCCCTACCGATATTGGCAGTTGCGTGGGACTGCAATACCTGAACCTTACCAAAAACAAATTAAATGGAagagtgccaacatcaataggacaACTCAAAAGCCTTGAGGTCATTGATTTGTCCTTCAATAAACTATCAGGCCCAGTGCCACACTCTATTGCAAACCTGGATTATGTGCAGCCTTGGGC GTTGAATTTACCAAATTGCACAAACTCTGCTGGGATCCGTTCAAATGGATTTAACAGGAAGGTTATCATGGCTGTTTCAATTAGCACAGTATTGGCATTGTGTTGCATTGTGGGTGCAAGCTACATCTTCTTTAGAAAGACCAAAAGAGCACCATTCAAAAATAGTTTATCGGGAAGAGGTTTCATGCGAATTTCTAGCCAGGATCTTCAAAGAGCAACAGAAGGATTTAGTGCCGCTAATTTGCTAGGGGCAGGTAGCTTCGGTTCGGTTTACCGAGGACTTCTATCTGATAACACATTGGTGGCTGTTAAGGTATTCGATCGGGACCCTCCAGATTCTTACAAGAATTTCTACAAAGAATGCAGAATAATGAGCAAAATCAGACACCGGAATCTTGTCAAGGTCTTGTCCTGTTGCTCAACACCAGGATTCAGGGCTCTGGTACTTCAGTTCATGTCAAAGGGGAGCCTCGATCAATAG